In Agromyces sp. SYSU T00194, a genomic segment contains:
- a CDS encoding PhoH family protein — MTSLETPKSTTQPTSRAERARDAKIPQAERSFVLDTSVLLSDPRALFRFAEHAVILPVVVITELEAKRHDPEIGYFARQALRILDELRVEHERLDFPIPVGDGGSLRVELNHSNPTVLPSGLRLGDNDSRILACAMNLANDGVAVTVVSKDLPLRVKAASIGIDAEEYRHELAVDSGWTGMSEIALGGDDMALLYEHETLDSDLVEGLPMNTGLVVQSERGSALARVTGERSMRLVRGDRDVFGVHGRSAEQRLAIDLLLDPEVGILSLGGRAGTGKSALALCAGLEAVLERQQHKKIMVFRPLYAVGGQELGYLPGDQGEKMNPWGQAVFDTLGALVSQNVLDEVVERGILEVLPLTHIRGRSLHDAFVIVDEAQSLERNVLLTMLSRIGQNSRVVLTHDVAQRDNLRVGRHDGVASVIETLKGHPLFGHVTLTRSERSAIAALVSEMLDGNDLP; from the coding sequence GTGACCTCACTCGAAACACCGAAGTCCACCACACAGCCGACGAGCCGGGCCGAGCGGGCCCGGGACGCGAAGATCCCACAGGCGGAACGGTCCTTCGTCCTGGACACCTCCGTCCTGCTGTCCGATCCGAGGGCGCTGTTCCGCTTCGCGGAGCACGCGGTCATCCTGCCGGTGGTCGTCATCACCGAGCTGGAGGCCAAGCGCCACGACCCGGAGATCGGCTACTTCGCACGTCAGGCGCTGCGCATCCTCGACGAGCTCCGCGTCGAGCACGAGCGGCTGGACTTCCCCATCCCGGTCGGTGACGGCGGCTCGCTCCGCGTCGAGCTGAACCACTCCAACCCGACCGTGCTCCCGAGCGGCCTGCGCCTCGGCGACAACGACTCCCGCATCCTCGCGTGCGCGATGAACCTCGCCAACGACGGCGTCGCCGTCACCGTGGTGTCCAAGGACCTCCCGCTGCGCGTGAAGGCCGCCTCGATCGGCATCGACGCGGAGGAGTACCGCCACGAGCTCGCGGTCGACTCCGGCTGGACCGGCATGTCCGAGATCGCGCTCGGCGGCGACGACATGGCCCTGCTCTACGAGCACGAGACGCTCGACAGCGACCTCGTCGAGGGACTCCCGATGAACACCGGCCTGGTCGTGCAGTCCGAGCGGGGCTCGGCGCTCGCCCGCGTCACGGGGGAGCGCTCGATGCGCCTCGTCCGCGGCGACCGCGACGTGTTCGGCGTGCACGGCCGCTCGGCCGAACAGCGGCTCGCGATCGACCTGCTGCTCGACCCCGAGGTCGGCATCCTCTCGCTCGGCGGCCGCGCCGGCACCGGCAAGTCGGCGCTCGCGCTCTGTGCGGGCCTCGAGGCCGTGCTCGAGCGGCAGCAGCACAAGAAGATCATGGTCTTCCGCCCGCTGTACGCCGTCGGCGGCCAGGAGCTCGGCTACCTGCCGGGCGACCAGGGCGAGAAGATGAACCCGTGGGGCCAGGCCGTGTTCGACACGCTCGGCGCGCTCGTCTCGCAGAACGTGCTCGACGAGGTCGTCGAGCGGGGCATCCTCGAGGTGCTGCCGCTCACGCACATCCGGGGCCGATCGCTGCACGACGCGTTCGTGATCGTCGACGAGGCCCAGTCGCTCGAGCGCAACGTGCTGCTGACGATGCTCTCGCGCATCGGCCAGAACTCGCGGGTCGTGCTCACCCACGACGTCGCCCAGCGCGACAACCTGCGGGTGGGACGGCACGACGGCGTCGCATCCGTCATCGAGACGCTGAAGGGGCACCCGCTGTTCGGGCACGTCACCCTCACCCGCTCGGAGCGGTCGGCCATCGCCGCGCTCGTGTCGGAGATGCTCGACGGGAACGACCTGCCGTAG
- a CDS encoding MarR family winged helix-turn-helix transcriptional regulator, which produces MAGDASIAEQGRLVLATEAVAALVGREEPATVNAVADEIGIDQSGASRLVKSAVDAGYVTLVTNPTDGRRREVAVTPRGRAVLRQAHAWQERVFDELTTGWTHQRRVDFQTAMADLIARSHTISG; this is translated from the coding sequence ATGGCTGGCGATGCCTCCATCGCTGAACAGGGGCGGCTGGTCTTGGCAACGGAGGCCGTGGCTGCCCTGGTCGGGCGCGAGGAGCCTGCGACAGTGAATGCGGTTGCGGACGAGATCGGCATCGATCAGAGCGGCGCGTCGCGCCTGGTCAAGAGCGCAGTCGACGCCGGCTACGTGACGCTGGTGACCAACCCAACCGATGGTCGTAGGCGTGAGGTCGCTGTCACTCCCCGCGGACGCGCTGTCCTGCGGCAGGCTCACGCATGGCAGGAACGGGTGTTCGACGAGTTGACGACAGGATGGACCCATCAGCGGCGCGTCGACTTCCAGACGGCGATGGCCGACCTCATTGCACGGTCCCACACGATCAGCGGATGA
- the trhA gene encoding PAQR family membrane homeostasis protein TrhA, translating to MTPQQTGRPEDVAEHLHHPAQELDASDRAVAADEQRDPHLPNIPLLDASVANPAEIRPTWRGWIHAGTFPVAIAAGIVLISLAQGAPAKWASAVFMLTSLLLFGNSALYHRFDWSPKVKVILKRIDHANIFLLIAGTYTPLSILALPPEKGWLLLGIVWGGALLGIGFRVFWITAPRWLYVPIYLLLGWAAVMFLGDLLEASVAMMVLVTVGGVLYTLGAVVYALKKPNPWPGHFGFHEIFHVFTVLAFLCHWTATLLIALAPAYHAG from the coding sequence ATGACCCCGCAGCAGACCGGCCGGCCCGAAGACGTCGCCGAGCACCTCCACCACCCGGCGCAGGAGCTCGATGCCTCCGACCGGGCGGTCGCCGCGGACGAGCAGCGCGATCCGCACCTGCCGAACATCCCGCTCCTCGACGCGTCCGTCGCCAATCCGGCGGAGATCCGCCCCACATGGCGCGGCTGGATCCACGCCGGCACCTTCCCGGTCGCGATCGCCGCGGGCATCGTGCTGATCTCCCTCGCGCAGGGCGCCCCCGCGAAGTGGGCGTCGGCGGTCTTCATGCTCACGTCGCTGCTGCTGTTCGGCAACTCGGCGCTGTACCACCGGTTCGACTGGTCGCCGAAGGTCAAGGTCATCCTGAAGCGCATCGACCACGCGAACATCTTCCTGCTCATCGCCGGCACGTACACGCCGCTGTCGATCCTCGCGCTCCCGCCCGAGAAGGGCTGGCTGCTGCTCGGGATCGTCTGGGGCGGCGCCCTGCTCGGCATCGGCTTCCGGGTGTTCTGGATCACCGCGCCGCGCTGGCTGTACGTGCCGATCTACCTGCTGCTCGGCTGGGCGGCGGTCATGTTCCTCGGCGACCTGCTCGAGGCGAGCGTCGCGATGATGGTGCTCGTCACGGTCGGCGGCGTGCTCTACACGCTCGGCGCCGTCGTCTACGCGCTCAAGAAGCCGAACCCGTGGCCCGGCCACTTCGGCTTCCACGAGATCTTCCACGTGTTCACCGTGCTGGCGTTCCTCTGCCACTGGACGGCGACGCTGCTCATCGCCCTCGCGCCCGCCTACCACGCGGGCTGA
- a CDS encoding isoprenyl transferase yields MQKRDRSNDRGILYRLYANRLQRELESMTLPHHVAMIIDGNRRWAKQLGYETAAHGHRAGAAKMREFLEWCDDLGIQVVTLYLLSADNLGNRSDDELSDLVEIIADLADEVSRYRDWRVQHVGSREGLPEPLVAALGAAEARTAGRSGLHVNLAVGYGGRREITDAMRSIVASHHAEGRSLEDLAESLTPDLIGQHLYTGGQPDPDLVIRTSGEQRLSDFMLWQAAHSEFYFVEALGPDLRRIDFLRAVRDFASRQRRFGG; encoded by the coding sequence GTGCAGAAGCGGGACCGATCGAACGACCGCGGCATCCTCTACCGGTTGTACGCGAACCGACTGCAGCGGGAACTGGAGTCGATGACGCTGCCGCACCACGTGGCGATGATCATCGACGGGAACCGCCGCTGGGCGAAGCAGCTCGGCTACGAGACGGCGGCGCACGGGCATCGCGCGGGCGCCGCGAAGATGCGCGAGTTCCTCGAGTGGTGCGACGACCTCGGCATCCAGGTGGTCACGCTCTACCTGCTCTCGGCCGACAACCTCGGCAACCGCTCGGACGACGAGCTGAGCGACCTCGTCGAGATCATCGCCGACCTCGCCGACGAGGTCTCCCGGTACCGCGACTGGCGCGTGCAGCACGTCGGCTCGCGCGAGGGGCTGCCCGAGCCGCTGGTGGCTGCGCTCGGGGCCGCCGAGGCGCGTACCGCGGGTCGCTCCGGGCTGCACGTGAACCTCGCCGTCGGCTACGGCGGCCGCCGCGAGATCACCGACGCGATGCGCTCGATCGTGGCCTCGCACCACGCCGAGGGGCGCAGCCTCGAGGACCTGGCGGAGTCGCTCACCCCCGACCTGATCGGCCAGCACCTCTACACGGGCGGGCAGCCCGACCCCGACCTGGTCATCCGCACCTCGGGTGAGCAGCGCCTCAGCGACTTCATGCTGTGGCAGGCCGCGCACAGCGAGTTCTACTTCGTGGAGGCGCTCGGCCCCGACCTGCGGCGCATCGACTTCCTGCGCGCCGTGCGCGACTTCGCGAGCCGTCAGCGGCGGTTCGGCGGATGA
- a CDS encoding IS481 family transposase: MSHANAPLTVEGRRRLVERCRTRPIAHVAAEMGVSRATASKWVNRHRQFGEIGLQDRSSTPLRQPTATDGTLVAQIERMRRDFKWSASRIEFELAKEGVVISRRTVTRVLAQLGLNRRRFIDPSGEPDREPQRIIAQRPGHMIHIDVKKVGRIPDGGGWRVHGRGSAQARAVERTKQRGARASYVYLHSAIDGHTRLAYTEALDDEKGATAAEFLDRAKEWFAAHGITSIERVVTDNGACYRAKVFAETVRPARHQRITPYTPRHNGKVERYNRILAEDFLYARTWRSEQERADALVLWNLHYNYHRPHGAHGGSPPAAITPASVNNVLASYT; the protein is encoded by the coding sequence ATGAGTCATGCCAATGCACCGTTGACGGTCGAAGGCCGTCGTCGACTGGTGGAGCGGTGTCGGACACGCCCGATCGCGCACGTCGCCGCGGAGATGGGAGTCTCCCGCGCGACAGCGTCGAAATGGGTGAACCGGCACCGACAGTTTGGCGAGATCGGCCTGCAGGACCGTTCCTCAACGCCGCTGCGCCAGCCAACCGCGACCGACGGCACGCTCGTTGCGCAGATCGAGCGGATGCGCCGTGACTTCAAATGGTCGGCATCGAGAATCGAGTTCGAGCTGGCGAAGGAAGGCGTCGTCATCAGCCGCCGCACGGTCACGCGCGTCCTAGCGCAGCTCGGGCTGAACCGGCGCAGGTTCATCGACCCGAGCGGGGAGCCCGACCGCGAACCACAGCGCATCATCGCCCAACGTCCCGGGCACATGATCCATATCGACGTCAAGAAGGTCGGACGCATCCCCGACGGCGGCGGCTGGCGCGTTCATGGACGAGGCAGCGCGCAGGCCCGAGCCGTCGAACGAACGAAGCAGCGCGGCGCCCGCGCAAGCTACGTCTACCTCCACTCCGCCATCGACGGACATACCCGCCTCGCCTACACCGAGGCTCTCGACGACGAAAAGGGCGCTACCGCGGCCGAGTTCCTTGACCGGGCGAAAGAGTGGTTCGCCGCGCACGGGATCACCTCGATAGAACGCGTCGTCACGGACAATGGCGCCTGCTACCGCGCGAAGGTCTTCGCCGAGACCGTCAGGCCCGCACGGCATCAGCGCATCACGCCCTACACGCCGCGCCACAACGGGAAAGTCGAGCGCTACAACCGGATCCTCGCGGAGGACTTCCTCTACGCCCGCACCTGGCGCTCAGAACAAGAGCGTGCAGACGCGCTGGTGCTCTGGAACCTGCACTACAACTATCACCGACCACACGGAGCACACGGCGGAAGCCCGCCCGCTGCCATCACCCCGGCCAGCGTCAACAACGTCCTGGCCTCCTACACCTAG
- a CDS encoding aminotransferase class V-fold PLP-dependent enzyme, with the protein MSLDRYIEGFDEEPGYLDYGRFGPLSRVVLEEGNVFADFLRRARHGSLDVLDDQDLRLREAVAALTGFDVERIGFQPNTTSGLLHAMFGLTGQVLLSPDEFPSLPISAVRAQEALHTVQPAWLATDHGRVTPGTVREQLADNTVAVAVSLVDARTGYLADLEGIRQVIGDRLLIVDAIQGFGVVDVPWEHADVIASGGQKWCRAGWGTGFLALSERAEELLVPVFSGYTGTDADEVWGEVPPPASGARAYRTSSPDPIAESRLAAALEEIAEVGVAEIQASIARRVSDVIDLADDFAVPLASSRDERERAGIVVLEPEPERLSALTAALHNHGVTATTRLGTVRLSIHAGTNEETLDMLRAALVSFSTTGF; encoded by the coding sequence GTGAGTCTCGACCGCTACATCGAGGGCTTCGACGAGGAGCCCGGCTACCTGGACTACGGGCGCTTCGGACCGCTCTCGCGGGTGGTGCTCGAGGAGGGCAACGTCTTCGCCGACTTCCTGCGCCGGGCACGGCACGGCAGCCTCGACGTGCTCGACGACCAGGACCTGCGGCTGCGCGAGGCCGTCGCCGCGCTGACCGGGTTCGACGTCGAGCGCATCGGCTTCCAGCCCAACACGACGTCCGGGCTGCTGCACGCCATGTTCGGCCTGACCGGTCAGGTGCTGCTCTCGCCCGACGAGTTCCCGAGCCTGCCGATCTCCGCCGTGCGGGCCCAGGAGGCGCTGCACACCGTGCAGCCCGCGTGGCTCGCGACCGACCACGGGCGGGTCACGCCCGGCACCGTCCGCGAGCAGCTTGCCGACAACACCGTCGCCGTCGCGGTGAGCCTCGTCGACGCGCGCACCGGGTACCTGGCCGACCTCGAGGGCATCCGCCAGGTCATCGGCGACCGCCTGCTCATCGTCGACGCCATCCAGGGCTTCGGGGTCGTGGACGTCCCGTGGGAGCACGCCGACGTCATCGCGTCCGGCGGCCAGAAGTGGTGCCGTGCGGGCTGGGGCACCGGCTTCCTCGCCCTGTCGGAGCGTGCGGAGGAGCTGCTCGTGCCCGTGTTCTCGGGATACACCGGCACGGACGCCGACGAGGTGTGGGGCGAGGTGCCGCCACCGGCATCCGGCGCCCGCGCCTATCGCACGTCGTCACCCGACCCGATCGCGGAGTCGCGCCTCGCCGCTGCCCTCGAGGAGATCGCCGAAGTCGGCGTGGCGGAGATCCAGGCGTCGATCGCACGCCGGGTCAGCGACGTGATCGACCTCGCCGACGACTTCGCGGTGCCGCTCGCGTCGTCGCGCGACGAGCGGGAGCGCGCCGGCATCGTGGTGCTCGAGCCCGAGCCCGAGCGGCTGAGCGCCCTGACCGCCGCGCTGCACAACCACGGCGTCACGGCGACCACCCGGCTCGGCACGGTGCGCCTGTCGATCCACGCCGGCACGAACGAGGAGACCCTCGACATGCTGCGCGCCGCGCTCGTGTCGTTCTCGACGACCGGGTTCTGA